One window of the Cryptococcus gattii WM276 chromosome E, complete sequence genome contains the following:
- a CDS encoding RNA helicase, putative; Prp16p (Similar to TIGR gene model, INSD accession AAW43637.1; member of the DEAH-box family involved in the second catalytic step of splicing) encodes MSARSPRGAATEDEFSHQIAIEMSRIMNQVNPNDLLGKRIVDIAKGNRTGDAFLRAVSTFGQFPRDPMLSLHTRILAHLSVLQAQNQSGARRGSGHSPPRMLGGRPAGEHVEGMDHDDTDTLAPEPVRKGGLRRAGNAPTFKTPATARPSLLGLDKLAAEKRAAAAATADKNGPPSKKARKDEGQEDDEQSGGVFKVPAIPVRRDNVRVRPEETPSRGSGLSEEARARLEARRRERNKPSTGITVSTADREHSKEGLGDFQRRANRERRHERGGDREPRQGEYGRDGQGGRNDWDRRQDGRDGKPWNEASTPRTSRADRDFDGGSARIPNRGWDETPRGSRGPGGWGKGERTSRGWDQTPRSARESPEQDGLDLNAKEWEEEQVKLDRDWYSYDDEGAVAADEDHNPFSQWENLERAKEEELQAKAVKRRTARQAQFNADNDLWETNRMQTSGVLQRGGADDDFDDDSDSKVHVLVHDLKPPFLDGTVAYTKQLDPINPVKDGTSDMAIFAKKGSVLVRERRERQEREKAAAKAASIAGTTLGNLMGVKDEPDLGEEGQKDGVTENYKADSQFSSHLKKSEGVSNFAKTRTLKEQREYLPAFAVREELMGMIRDHQVLVVIGETGSGKTTQLGQFLYEDGYCANGMIGCTQPRRVAAMSVAKRVSEEMECTLGETVGYAIRFEDCTSKDTKIKFMTDGVLLRESLNEGDLDRYSVIILDEAHERSLSTDILMGLLRKILTRRRDLKLIVTSATMNAEKFSQFFGNAATYTIPGRTFPVEIFHSKSPCEDYVDSAIKQVLQIHLSSSQGDILVFMTGQEDIECCCQVIEERLSQLDDPPPLAVLPIYSQMPADLQAKIFQPTPDGRRKVVVATNIAETSLTVDGILYVVDAGYSKLKVYNPKVGMDALQITPISQANCGQRAGRAGRTGPGFCYRLYTETAYLNELFASNIPEIQRTNLANTVLLLKSLGVKNLLEFDFMDPPPQENILNSMYQLWVLGALDNVGNLTSVGRKMSDFPMEPSLAKMLIVSVDYKCSSEMLTIVSMLSVPSVFYRPPQRAEESDAAREKFFVPESDHLTLLHVYTQWKSNGYSDSWCMKHFLHPKLMRKAREVRGQLEDIMKQQKMDLLSVGTDWDIVRKCITAGYFHQAARVKGIGEYMNIRTGLPCVLHPTSALYGLGYMPDYVVYHELVLTSKQYMMCVTSVDPYWLADLGSVFFSIREKNFDALARARANRDFSKKTEMEAEMARQREEMERAKAEKIKKEAVAKTPRIGGIGVAYTPKSAGIGAGSRSSATPRRRAGGI; translated from the exons ATGTCTGCCAGGTCACCAAGAGGTGCAGCAACCGAAGATGAGTTTTCACACCAAATTGCCATCGAG ATGTCCCGAATCATGAATCAGGTCAACCCAAATGACCTCCTTGGTAAACGAATAGTGGATATCGCAAAAGGCAACCGTACTGGAGATGCATTTCTTAGGG CTGTTTCAACATTCGGCCAGTTTCCTAGGGACCCTATGCTATCTCTCCACACTCGTATTCTCGCCCACCTTTCAGTTCTGCAAGCTCAGAACCAGTCCGGAGCTCGTAGAGGATCTGGACATTCCCCACCTAGAATGCTTGGTGGTCGACCTGCTGGAGAACATGTGGAGGGCATGGATCATGACGACACCGATACATTAGCACCCGAGCCTGTTAGGAAAGGTGGCTTAAGAAGGGCCGGCAAT GCACCGACTTTCAAGACTCCCGCTACCGCTAGACCGTCATTACTGGGTCTGGACAAGTTAGCCGCTGAGAAACGTGCAGCAGCGGCCGCCACAGCGGACAAAAACGGCCCGCCGTCTAAAAAGGCTCGAAAAGAtgaaggacaagaagatGACGAACAATCAGGTGGTGTCTTCAAAG TGCCCGCCATTCCGGTTCGAAGGGATAATGTCCGAGTGCGACCCGAGGAAACACCCAGTCGAGGATCTGGCCTCTCAGAAGAGGCTCGCGCTCGGCTTGAAGCTCGGCGTAGGGAACGCAACAAGCCCAGTACGGGCATTACAGTGAGTACTGCCGATCGCGAACATTCAAAGGAGGGCCTTGGGGATTTCCAGAGGAGGGCGAATAGGGAAAGACGGCATGAACGAGGTGGAGACAGAGAGCCGAGACAGGGGGAATACGGCAGGGATGGTCAAGGAGGCCGGAATGACTGGGACAGAAGACAAGATGGTAGAGATGGCAAACCGTGGAATGAAGCATCGACGCCTCGCACCTCTCGTGCAGACAGAGACTTTGATGGCGGTAGCGCCCGTATCCCCAATCGGGGTTGGGATGAAACTCCACGCGGATCACGAGGTCCTGGGGGGTGGGGCAAGGGAGAGCGCACATCTAGGGGTTGGGATCAAACTCCGAGATCGGCTAGAGAATCACCGGAGCAAGACGGGTTGGATCTTAACGCTAAAgaatgggaggaagagcaagTCAAGTTGGATCGAGACTGGTATAGTTACGATGATGAAGGGGCAGTG GCTGCAGATGAAGATCATAATCCGTTCTCACAGTGGGAGAATTTAGAAAGAgcaaaggaggaagaactGCAAGCCAAAGCTGTCAAACGCCGAACTGCCCGTCAAGCTCAATTT AATGCGGATAATGACCTTTGGGAAACAAATCGAATGCAAACATCCGGTGTTCTCCAAAGAGGAGGCGCTGATGACGACTTCGACGATGACTCTGATTCCAAAGTTCATGTTTTGGTGCATGACCTCAAACCTCCCTTTCTGGATGGTACTGTGGCGTATACAAAACAACTTGATCCCATCAATCCTGTCAAAGATGGCACAAGTGACATGGCTATCTTTGCTAAGAAAGGAAGCGTTTTGGTgagagagaggagggaaaggcaggagagggaaaag GCGGCGGCAAAGGCGGCGTCAATCGCAGGTACCACCCTAGGTAATCTTATGGGTGTCAAGGATGAACCAGATCTCGGTGAAG AGGGTCAGAAAGATGGCGTGACAGAGAATTATAAGGCCGATTCGCAATTTTCGAGTCATCTCAAGAAATCTGAAGGTGTTTCGAACTTTGCAAAGACTCGTACCTTGAAAGAGCAGCGAGAATATTTGCCGGCTTTTGCGGTACGAGAAGAGTTAATGGGAATGATACGAGATCACCAAG TGCTTGTCGTCATCGGAGAGACCGGGTCAGGCAAAACAACTCAGCTGGGACAGTTTTTGTATGAGGACGGGTACTGCGCGAACGGAATGATTGGGTGTACCCAACCACGTCGTGTCGCTGCCATGTCTGTGGCCAAGCGTGTCAGCGAGGAAATGGAG TGTACCCTTGGTGAAACTGTTGGCTACGCCATCCGTTTCGAAGACTGTACATCCAAAGATACCAAAATTAAGT TCATGACAGATGGTGTCTTGCTTCGAGAGTCATTGAATGAAGGCGATTTGGATCGATATAGTGTGATCATCCTTGACGAAGCACACGAGCGATCGCTGAGTACAGATATCCTGATGGGTCTTTTGCGAAAAA TTCTCACCCGCCGACGTGATCTCAAACTCATTGTTACCTCAGCTACCATGAACGCGGAAAAG TTCTCTCAATTTTTTGGTAACGCTGCCACTTACACTATCCCTGGTCGTACCTTCCCCGTGGAGATCTTCCATTCTAAATCACCTTGCGAAGATTACGTTGATAGCGCAATTAAGCAAGTCCTCCAAATCCATCTATCAAGTTCGCAAGGAGATATTTTGGTTTTCATGACAGGTCAAGAGGATATCGAATGTTGCTGTCAAGTCATCGAAG AACGACTGTCTCAACTTGATGACCCACCGCCTTTGGCTGTGCTGCCAATCTACTCTCAAATGCCAGCGGACTTACAAGCCAAGATCTTCCAGCCGACCCCAGATGGCCGGCGTAAGGTCGTTGTTGCTACCAACATCGCGGAGACTTCGCTCACAG TTGATGGTATCCTTTATGTTGTTGACGCCGGATACTCAAAACTCAAGGTATACAACCCCAAGGTCGGAATGGATGCTTTGCAGATCACGCCTATCAGTCAAGCCAACTGTGGTCAACGTGCTGGTCGTGCTGGTCGTACAGGTCCGGG TTTCTGTTACCGGCTGTATACTGAGACAGCATATCTCAACGAGCTGTTTGCTAGCAACATCCCTGAAATCCAGAGGACCAATTTGGCAAACACCGTTCTACTTCTTAAGTCGTTGGGTGTCAAGAATCTACTCGAGTTTGATTTTATGGATCCACCTCCTCAG GAAAACATTCTTAACTCAATGTACCAGCTCTGGGTACTTGGCGCTCTAGACAACGTGGGCAACTTGACCTCTGTTGGTCGCAAAATGTCCGACTTCCCAATGGAACCATCCCTCGCCAAGATGCTCATTGTCTCCGTTGACTACAAATGTTCCTCTGAGATGCTCACCATCGTGTCAATGCTGTCCGTACCATCAGTGTTTTACCGACCTCCTCAAAGAGCAGAGGAGAGTGACGCTGCCAGGGAAAAGTTCTTTGTGCCTGAAAGCGACCATTTGACACTCTTACATGTTTACACTCAGTGGAAGAGCAATGG GTACAGTGATTCTTGGTGCATGAAACATTTCCTGCACCCGAAGCTCATGAGGAAGGCCCGAGAGGTGCGAGGACAGTTGGAGGACATTATGAAGCAGCAAAAGATGGATCTTTTGTCTGTAGGAACAGATTGGGATATTGTTAG AAAATGTATCACTGCTGGCTACTTCCATCAAGCGGCGAGAGTTAAAGGCATTGGGGAGTACATGAACATTCGAACAGGG TTGCCTTGTGTTCTTCATCCTACTTCCGCATTGTATGGTCTTGGTT ATATGCCTGATTATGTTGTGTATCATGAGCTTGTATTAACGTCCAAAC AATACATGATGTGTGTAACCTCGGTGGATCCGTATTGGCTTGCCGATCTCGGTAGCGTCTTTTTTTCAATTAGAGAGAAAAACTTCGATGCTCTGGCTCGCGCACGAGCAAACAGAGACTTTAGCAAGAAAACAGAGATGGAAGCTGAGATGGCCAGACAGCGAGAGGA AATGGAAAGAGCGAAAGCTgagaagatcaagaaggAAGCAGTGGCAAAGACTCCCAGAATTGGGGGCATTGGAGTAGCATATACACCGAAAAGTGCAGGTATCGGCGCGGGATCGAGGTCATCTGCGACACCGAGAAGACGAGCGGGAGGCATTTAG